One segment of Stenotrophomonas sp. SAU14A_NAIMI4_8 DNA contains the following:
- a CDS encoding VOC family protein: protein MLHHLSLGVRDLDTAARFYDAALAALGFRRVFEDDEAIGYGLIDDEDILCLKQRDDALAPGPGFHLAFAAPSREAVDAFHAAALATGGRDNGAPGLRIDYGDHYYATFVVDPDGHRIEAVYKGATP, encoded by the coding sequence ATGCTGCACCACCTCTCCCTGGGTGTCCGTGATCTGGATACCGCCGCGCGTTTCTACGATGCCGCCCTGGCAGCGCTCGGTTTCCGCCGCGTGTTTGAGGACGACGAGGCGATCGGCTACGGCCTGATCGACGATGAAGACATCCTGTGCCTGAAACAGCGTGACGATGCGCTGGCGCCCGGGCCGGGCTTCCATCTTGCGTTTGCCGCACCATCGCGCGAGGCCGTGGATGCATTCCATGCAGCGGCGCTGGCCACGGGCGGGCGTGACAACGGTGCCCCCGGGCTGCGCATCGATTACGGCGACCATTACTACGCCACCTTTGTTGTCGACCCGGATGGTCATCGTATCGAGGCTGTCTACAAGGGAGCAACGCCTTGA